The region CGTGTCGGCCATCCAGAAGTGGTAGCTCAGCAGCCCGGTGGCAGTGCGCCCGTACAGGCAGGCCCGGCCGGGCTGGGAGCAACCCCATGATGGCAGCAGCATCGACGGCCCGGATGGCGTCAGTGATATCGACGTTCATGCCATCAACGCTATCTTTGAACCGACGGTGGAGGCTTTTTCGTGATGATGCCAGGACAGCGAGGCAAAGCCTTCAACGCAAGGGGCGGCTCAGGCTGATCGATCTGGCATTGTGGGCATCGTCCATCCCTTCAGGCAGGAGCTGGTGATGTCCGTTCGTCGTAGCGCGTTGGGCGAGCGCGGCGCGGCCGGCGGTGCACGTCGGCCGGGGTGCCGACCGTTGGCAGACATCAGTTTTCGGCTGCGGCGAAACCGTCGAGGGCCCGAAGAACGTGCGTACGCGTCGCCGAGGTACTGAGATGCCCCGCACTTTCGACCACGATCAACTCCGAGTTGGGCCAGGCGCGATGCAGCTCCCAGGCGGTTTGCAGCGGACCGCCCATGTCGAGTCGGCCGTGGATGAGGACACCGGGGATGCCAGCGAGCCGGCCAGCTTCGCGCAGTAACACGCCTTCCTGCAGCCAGGCACCGTGGGAAAAGTAATGCGTGCAGATACGCACAAAGGCCAGCCTGGCGGCCGGCGGGCGGTCGCCGTACGGGTTGAAGGTGCCGCCGGTCTCTCCGGACAGGACCGCGTCCTCCCATGCGCACCAGTCGGCCGTGGCTTTCTCCCGTACGGCGGTGTCGGGGTGCCCTAGGAGCCGGGCGTAGGCGGCGACGATGTCACCGTCGCGTGGTGTGCCGGCGGGCGCTCCTTCGAGGAAGCGTTCCCACTGTACGGGGAAGAATCGGCCGACGCCCCGGTAGAGCCAGTTGATTTCCGATTGCCGGGTCGTGGTGACACTTGGGATGACGATCTTCGACACGTGCTGCGGGTGTTGTTCCGCGTAGGCCAGGACGAGCGTGGAACCCCACGATCCGCCGTACAGCAGCCAACGGTCGATGCCCAGGTGCTCGCGCAGGCGTTCCATATCGGCGACCAGGTGCCAGGTGGTGTTGCATCGCATATCGGTTGCCGGGTCGCTGGCGTGTGGTGTGCTTCGGCCGCAGCCACGCTGGTCGAACAGCACTACCCGGTAGCGGTTCGGGTCAAAGTACCGGCGAGCGCTGGTGCCACACCCTGACCCGGGTCCGCCGTGGACAACGAGCGCGGGTTTGCCGTCGGGATTGCCGCAGACCTCCCAATATATGAGGTTGCCGTCGCCCACATCGAGCATCCCCGTTTCGTACGGCTCGATCGGTGGATACAGCTCGCCCACGGGTCCAGACCTCCAAGCAGCAGGGACGCGCTGACACATTCGCACACCCCGGCCCCTTCGGGCGCCCCGATTCTCGCTGCCGCTAGCCACGCTCGCCTGAGCCACGGTGGAGTGGTGATTTGGGGGCAAGCTGCGGCGGGCCGGCCGCGGCCGCAGCCACATTTCGGTTACTCCCTGGCCATCACGGTAAAGGTGAATCCGGTGCTCGTTGGGCGGCGCAGCGAAATGTCGCACTTGATCCGGCGCAGTACCTCGTTCCTGCTGAGGCCGAGCCCATGCGCGATGAGCTGTTCCGGGCGTACCGGTATCGGATCCTCGAAAGTGACCTTGACCTGGACCGGCCACGCCCCGTCGGGGCATGCCGATGGTGTGTCCAGCCGCCAGGCCCCCGTCCAGTCCAGGCTGAAGTGGTTACGCCGGGCAAGCAACCGATCCAACAGCCGGGACGCCACCAGGTCCGGATCGTTGACGTGGTAGCCGTGGAGTTCGGCCGGATCGAAGGACCTGACCGGCGCTCGCTCGTGCACGGCGAGCTTGCTCGTCCGATCGCAGGATACGCAGCGGACCAGCAGCCACACCTCCAGCAGCTTGCCGTTGGCGTTGACGCGGAACCTGCCCTCGCCGGTGGTGGCCGAATCCGACCGGCAGTCCACGCATCGCATCGTCAACAACGGCAGCCTGGTCCGACGAACGACCCAGGGCAGCACGGTATGAGGTTGTGAAGACATGATTTTTCTAGACCTGATCTCTTGGAACCTGACACGAGGCCGATTGCGCGCGACCTCAAACGCTGTATGGCCAGGCGCACCAGGGCAGCCCGGCAGAACCGACGGGAGCGTCGGCTACAGGTGAGCGATAGAAGGTGTCAGGTCTAAAGAGCAGGCGGGGTCACGCGGTCTTGTCCTTTGTCCTCATCTACGACGGGCCGCAGGCAACCTACGGGGACGCGGATGAAGGCTCAACCGGTTTCTCGTCCGGAATTGTGACACTGCTACCGGGAGCCCTCAGAGCGACGTCAGTCTTCCGGGACGTGCGCCGCCGCGATCTCCGATTGCACTGTCCAGCCAAGGGCGCGGTAGAGATGGCGTCCGTCCTCGGTGGCGACAAGGATGCCGGTGCCCAGTCCGATGCGCGCGGCTTGGTCACCCAGGGTTCGCATGACGATGGTGCCCAGTCCGCGGCGCTGGTGTGCCGGCGCGGTTTCCACCTGGTCGATCACGCCGTACTCGCCCGCAGGTGCCAAGCGTCCCGAAGCCGCCGTGACGCAGGTCGCGTCGACGACAGTCGCATCGACGACGTCACCCTCCATCGAGACTCGCGTCTGGTACGGGGATGGAGGGTCGTCGGTACCTACGGCGAACCGAGTGCGCATCAGGTAGGCGGCGCTTTCCATCGTCCAGTGTGCTGACAGGGCACGCTGTAGATCGGTAGCGCCTCCGCTGACCTTGATCCAGGTTCCGGGCGCGGTGAACTGCTCGGTGAGGTTCTCGATCACAGTGGCGTCCCAGGTGTGCAACACGTACCGGACTCGGTGACCGTGCCGGCCCACATCGGCTCGGAAGCCGCCCGGGATTTCGACAGGGTCGGGCACGCCACGGGCAACAGCCCAGCCGCGACCCCACGCCATGACGAGTTCGGGCAGGCGGTCCGGAGTGCTGCGCGAACTCGCGGGAGTCGTTCTGCCGGGCTGGAGGGATAGTGAGGCAGCGCGCTCGTTGAGCACCTCCATATTATTGCAAACCTCTTGCAATAAGCCCAGGCCCCGATCTCCACCAAGCGGCGGCGTGGCCATCGATTCAGGTCAGGATGATGGGGTTGGTGGGCGCTGCCATGTGCCCTCCGGGATGGCGTACCTCGATCCGCACGAAAGATGATTCCGCTGCGTCGGTGCGCCACTCCACGGTTACCAACACCCGAACGGTCATGTCCAACGTGATCAGTCATGGCCAAGGTCAGGATCGTTGGAACGGTCAGTTCCGGGCCAGCCCGGAACTGACCACAGGCTTCGGCGCGTCCAGACGATCGGTAGCCGTTGCCGTCCCGGTAGATTATTGGATTGCCGGTAATGGCAATCCAATAATCTACGTGGGCAAACGGGACATTTTGGTGCTACATCATAATGACAGTTATTGTGCGCAAGGCTTTAGGATGGTGTAAGCCAAGAGGTCCGTCGCCCCTGTCCTGGCTGCACACGTCCGATGCGGCTCGGGAGAGTTGACGCCTCGGCTCGGTAGGGGTGCCGGCATCGGACGTGTCACCAGCTGCCAAACGGCTGATCTTGCATGCTGGGAGTGTTCGACGGGCGGACGCGGAAAAGCCGATCGGCTGGTTGCCCGCGGACGTGGCGCGAAGGAACGGCGCTTCGAGCTGGTGCGCGAGGAACTGCTGGACGAGTGCCGCCGGGAACAGATCGAATCACCAGCCGACGGCGGGTGGAGCGGATCGTGCGTTCGGCACTGCGCCAGGCCGAGCAGACGCTGTGCGCGGGTGCAGTCCTGACTGCCGGCTTTGTACGTCTGGTGGTGCCAGCCTGCGTCTTGATCTGCGGCAGCTGGCTGCTCGACAGTCACCTCTCTGGACGCTGTCCGAGCTTCGACACCACGGCTCGCTGTAGCACCGCGGTCGTGCCCAGCACTGTCCCGGCCGGCCCGTCGGCGGTGGCCGCCACGAGATAACTGCGTTCACCGAGGTATTCATACGTCTGCTCATCGAAGATCCACTCGTTGCGTCGGCTCCGATCGGTGTGCGCGACGGCTATCCCTCGCCGCCCGACCGCGTCGGTGACTCCGCGGACCACCTCGACCCCCGGGATCTTCGCCGCCGCCCGGTAAAGCGCCGCGCTTGTCTGCGGCGGCACCAGCGACTCGCGCAGGATGTCGCCGATCGCGTCGAACGCCCCGCCGTCACGGCTGGTGCCACGGCCACGCTCGTCGCGCTCCCGGTAGAGCTTCGCCAGCAGTGCATCCGGATCGCTGGGCAGATTGACGAGCTCCGCGTTCGGCGTCACGTTCGTGAGCGTCTCCCGTTCCGGGATCACACCGATGATCGGTATATCGAAGAATGGCTGCCGGAGTAGGCCGTCACCCCGCTCGTAGCGCGGAATCCAGATCTCCCGCTCGTACACCGGTTGCAGCCGCGCCGGGCCGTCACCCAACTCGGCGAACGCACCGCGGCTCCTGATGTAGATGTACTTGCCCTCACCGGACGATGGTCCCGACCTGTCGGCCGCCGCCGCCATCCGGTTCAGCAACAACATCGCTCCGCTGTGATCCCCCTGCTCGACGGTCACGATCAGCGGCGAGCTGTCCGGCGCCCATGGCTGGGCGATCGCTCCGGCTGCGACCACGACCGCCAGCACGCCGGCAGCCGGAGCGAGTATCAGCATCCGCCGCGGCCGCCGGGCCGGCCGGTCGATCTCGTTCATCAGATGGTGCCGTAGTGCCTGCCGGCGCACCGCCGGCATGGCCGGCACGCGGGGGGCGGTGGGCTCGCTCATCGGTATTCTCCCTGCTCGACGGGGATCGTTCGGGTTGGCGCCATCTCCTGCTGTGCCAGCGCCCGCAGCCGGGTCCGGGCCCGCGACAGCCGCGAACGCACGGTCCCGACCGGTACGCTCAGCGCCTCTGCCGCAGCCGCGTAGTCCAGTTGTGACCACACGCAGAGCAGGAACACCTCCCGATCCGCCCGACGCAATGACCGCAGTGCCGCCATGGCCGCAGCCACCTGTTCAGCGTTATACATCCGGGCGACCACCTCGTCGGCGAAGTCTGGAACGGTGTCGCGTACCGGCAGTCGTCGCAATGCCTCCCGGTGCCGGCGCGCCGCCCGTTGACGATTGCGCAGCACATTGGTGGCGATTCCGAGCAGCCACGGCCGCAGGCCGTCTCCGTCAAGGCGCAAGGATTGGCGGATCCGCCACGCCTCAAGGAAGGTCAGCGACACCACATCCTCGGCCTGAGCCGGATCGCCCCCACTCCACACGGCATGCCGATGAATCGCATCGGCATGCTCATCGAAGAGTTCGCCGAAGGCATCGGCGTCTCCGGCCCGGATCCGGACCCGCATCTCGGCTGTCACACCTGTACCTGTCCGCAGCCGGCCCTGAGTTCCCACATCCGGAGACACTTTTTCCTGAGGTCACATGGCTCGCGGTTGCCGGCACTGGCGCTACGCTTCCCGTAGCCCGTCGGCCAGCAGTGTGGCAGTGTCGCCGCCTGACTCAAGCGAGGCCAGAACTCGCCGAGTCACTTTCGGCGTTAGCAGGTAGGGGCACCATTGGCCAGCCTTGCGGGACTCGCTCGCCCGGGACGTAATGGCCCGGCCGAACGGATTGCGGGTGTCCCGAATGCGGACGTGACGGTGGCCCTGGGTTGGCGCGAGGAGCGCCGGGTTGATTGATGTGGTGATCACGATGCGGGCGGTCGTCGAGGTTCCGGCGTTGGACGCCGAGGCGCCACGGCCCTGGCCGGTGGAGTCGGCGGCACCGTTCTCGTGGCTGGCACTCGACGCCAGCTGTAGCGAGGAACAGGTTGGACTGTTCGTGGCGGCCCTGGCTGACAGGATCGATGTTCCAGAGCCCGGCGGGCCGGATGAGGTGGTGGACGCGCTACTGGCCGAGGAGATGCTTGTCGTTGCCGGCGGGCTACAGCTGTGCGATATCGACACTGGGACCGCCGTGGTTCCGGGTTGCTGTGCTGGGTTGGAAGACTGGCGGGACTGGACAGAAGCCCTTGCCGGGGATTCGCCATGGCTGGGCCACGATCCGGGGCCGGAGGTCGAGGTGCTTGGCGACCATCTGCGGGTGTGGCAGGACGGTGGCTCTAACCGCCATCACGGTCGCTGGGCCGGCGTTCACATCGACCTACCACGGGTGGCGCTGCCCGCTCTGCTGGGGAGTGCGCATCGCGACCTGGTGGGCTTCATTGCCGTTCTTGCTGGCTGGACCGAGCAACTCGGATTGGGATCACGGGGGAGTGCGCTGGTAAGGACGATCGACAGGGACTTCGCCATCACCGCCCCGTTTGACCTGGCGAATGCTTGCGAAGCGCCTGGCTGGCCTGTCGGAGATCGATTGCGACGATGACGGCCCACCTCAATTCAGTGAGACTGCCTCGGTCCAGAGGAGAAGCCTGCGAGTCGTTCTGGGCGGGCAGTTGGCTTACCTGGCTAGGTTCGAGGTCGTGTATCTCGATGTCGTCGGCGGCAGAACCTTGACAATCGGTGGTTCCGAGCTGCAACGCCCCGCGCGTAGTTTGGTCATCTGGTCGTACTGAGTGACCTGCGCGCGTTTGGATTCGTCGGAGCCCGTGGCATCCCGCTTGCCAGCTCAGCTCGGCCCCGCACCTTCAGCAGGTCGCGTTTGACCTCGCCGCTAACCCTGGGCGGCGATCCACGAGGATCGTCCCCGCTCGACCTCGGCCGCCTGCCGCTGCCGCCAGCGTCGCTGCGCATCCCGGTTGCATTGGCGACAGGATCGCCGATATTCCCCGGTCGTACCGTCGATCTCCCGGTCATGGCCGTTGCGACATTGCCCCTGGCGTACCCGGGCGCGGCAGTTCTCGGCCCGAGTGAGCTGCCGTAGGTGGGACGGCTCGATGCAGTCCTTGACGCCACATTCGTGGTCGACGTCCAAGCGCGGATCGTATCCGCCCACGAAAACCACGTAAGCCGCGATGTGTGCCCAGGCCCGACCGGCGACCTTCTGGTAGACCCCCCGTTGATCGCCGTAGCCGCGCACAATCAGACAGCCATGGTCCGTACGAGTCGAGCGGTCCAGTAGATAGTGGCGAAGGGTGTCTTCAGTGAAGTGCCGGGAGAGGCCCTTGACGGCGGAAAGCACCGTCGTAGGTTACC is a window of Micromonospora polyrhachis DNA encoding:
- the pip gene encoding prolyl aminopeptidase → MGELYPPIEPYETGMLDVGDGNLIYWEVCGNPDGKPALVVHGGPGSGCGTSARRYFDPNRYRVVLFDQRGCGRSTPHASDPATDMRCNTTWHLVADMERLREHLGIDRWLLYGGSWGSTLVLAYAEQHPQHVSKIVIPSVTTTRQSEINWLYRGVGRFFPVQWERFLEGAPAGTPRDGDIVAAYARLLGHPDTAVREKATADWCAWEDAVLSGETGGTFNPYGDRPPAARLAFVRICTHYFSHGAWLQEGVLLREAGRLAGIPGVLIHGRLDMGGPLQTAWELHRAWPNSELIVVESAGHLSTSATRTHVLRALDGFAAAEN
- a CDS encoding CU044_5270 family protein — protein: MSEPTAPRVPAMPAVRRQALRHHLMNEIDRPARRPRRMLILAPAAGVLAVVVAAGAIAQPWAPDSSPLIVTVEQGDHSGAMLLLNRMAAAADRSGPSSGEGKYIYIRSRGAFAELGDGPARLQPVYEREIWIPRYERGDGLLRQPFFDIPIIGVIPERETLTNVTPNAELVNLPSDPDALLAKLYRERDERGRGTSRDGGAFDAIGDILRESLVPPQTSAALYRAAAKIPGVEVVRGVTDAVGRRGIAVAHTDRSRRNEWIFDEQTYEYLGERSYLVAATADGPAGTVLGTTAVLQRAVVSKLGQRPER
- a CDS encoding RNA polymerase sigma factor, with the translated sequence MTAEMRVRIRAGDADAFGELFDEHADAIHRHAVWSGGDPAQAEDVVSLTFLEAWRIRQSLRLDGDGLRPWLLGIATNVLRNRQRAARRHREALRRLPVRDTVPDFADEVVARMYNAEQVAAAMAALRSLRRADREVFLLCVWSQLDYAAAAEALSVPVGTVRSRLSRARTRLRALAQQEMAPTRTIPVEQGEYR
- a CDS encoding GNAT family N-acetyltransferase; the protein is MIENLTEQFTAPGTWIKVSGGATDLQRALSAHWTMESAAYLMRTRFAVGTDDPPSPYQTRVSMEGDVVDATVVDATCVTAASGRLAPAGEYGVIDQVETAPAHQRRGLGTIVMRTLGDQAARIGLGTGILVATEDGRHLYRALGWTVQSEIAAAHVPED
- a CDS encoding HNH endonuclease, with amino-acid sequence MLSAVKGLSRHFTEDTLRHYLLDRSTRTDHGCLIVRGYGDQRGVYQKVAGRAWAHIAAYVVFVGGYDPRLDVDHECGVKDCIEPSHLRQLTRAENCRARVRQGQCRNGHDREIDGTTGEYRRSCRQCNRDAQRRWRQRQAAEVERGRSSWIAAQG
- a CDS encoding DUF1062 domain-containing protein — its product is MRCVDCRSDSATTGEGRFRVNANGKLLEVWLLVRCVSCDRTSKLAVHERAPVRSFDPAELHGYHVNDPDLVASRLLDRLLARRNHFSLDWTGAWRLDTPSACPDGAWPVQVKVTFEDPIPVRPEQLIAHGLGLSRNEVLRRIKCDISLRRPTSTGFTFTVMARE